A window of the Parafrankia discariae genome harbors these coding sequences:
- a CDS encoding polyribonucleotide nucleotidyltransferase, with protein MDDSTQAAEAVITTPAGARTVRFETGRLAKQAAGAVVAHLGDTMVLSATTVSRSPKEQLDFFPLTVDVEERMYAAGRIPGSFFRREGRPSEDAILTCRLIDRPLRPSFTKGLRNEIQVVATVLALDPDTLYDVVAINAASASTMLAGLPFSGPIGATRVGYVDGDWIAFPTHSELERATFDMVVAGRVLEDGSDVAIMMVEAEATPGTVALVAGGAPAPTEEVVAAGLEAAKPAIRELCRAQRELAAGAAKPVREFPLFIDYHDDVLETLTAAVGEELAAALRIAGKAERETELERVRALAVEKVSGQFEGRDKEIGPAYRALTKKLVRSRIVTDGVRIDGRSTTEIRELSAEVDYIPRVHGSALFERGETQILGVTTLAMLRMEQTVDTLNPDRTKRYMHNYNFPPYSTGETGRVGSPKRREIGHGALAERALLPVLPSREEFPYAIRQVSEALSSNGSTSMGSVCASTLSLLNAGVPLKAPVAGIAMGLIREGDAFVTLTDILGAEDAYGDMDFKVAGTQEFVTALQLDTKLDGIPASVLAGALQQARAARLTILEVMAEAIGGPDEMSAHAPRVISVKIPVDKIGEVIGPKGKMINQIQADSGAEITVEDDGTIYIGAADGPAAETARSAINAIANPQMPEVGERYLGTIVKITNFGAFVSLTPGKDGLLHVSKLKQLAGGRRVEKVEDVLSVGQKLQVEITEIDARGKISLAPGAESIDAVGAGS; from the coding sequence GTGGACGACTCGACACAGGCGGCAGAGGCCGTCATCACGACCCCGGCCGGGGCTCGCACGGTCCGTTTCGAGACCGGTCGGCTGGCGAAGCAGGCCGCCGGCGCGGTCGTCGCCCACCTCGGCGACACGATGGTCCTCTCGGCGACGACGGTCAGCCGCTCGCCGAAGGAGCAGCTGGACTTCTTCCCCCTGACGGTGGACGTCGAGGAGCGGATGTACGCGGCCGGGCGGATCCCCGGTTCGTTCTTCCGCCGCGAGGGCCGTCCCAGCGAGGACGCGATCCTCACCTGCCGGCTCATCGACCGGCCGCTGCGCCCGTCGTTCACCAAGGGGCTGCGCAACGAGATCCAGGTCGTGGCGACCGTGCTCGCCCTCGACCCCGACACCCTGTACGACGTGGTCGCGATCAACGCGGCGAGCGCGTCGACGATGCTGGCCGGGCTGCCCTTCAGCGGGCCGATCGGCGCCACCCGGGTCGGCTACGTCGACGGCGACTGGATCGCCTTCCCGACGCACAGCGAGCTGGAGCGGGCCACCTTCGACATGGTCGTGGCCGGCCGGGTGCTCGAGGACGGCTCCGACGTCGCGATCATGATGGTCGAGGCGGAGGCCACGCCGGGCACGGTGGCCCTGGTGGCCGGTGGCGCGCCGGCGCCGACCGAGGAGGTCGTCGCCGCGGGCCTGGAGGCCGCCAAGCCGGCCATCCGTGAGCTGTGCCGGGCGCAGCGCGAGCTCGCCGCGGGCGCGGCGAAGCCGGTGCGTGAGTTCCCGCTGTTCATCGACTACCACGACGACGTGCTGGAGACCCTGACGGCGGCGGTCGGCGAGGAGCTGGCGGCGGCGCTGCGCATCGCCGGCAAGGCCGAGCGCGAGACCGAGCTGGAGCGGGTCCGGGCGCTGGCCGTGGAGAAGGTCTCCGGTCAGTTCGAGGGCCGCGACAAGGAGATCGGCCCGGCCTACCGGGCGCTGACCAAGAAGCTGGTCCGCTCGCGCATCGTCACCGACGGCGTGCGCATCGACGGCCGGTCCACCACCGAGATCCGCGAGCTGTCGGCCGAGGTCGACTACATCCCGCGGGTGCACGGCTCGGCGCTGTTCGAGCGGGGCGAGACGCAGATCCTCGGCGTCACGACGCTGGCGATGCTCCGGATGGAGCAGACCGTCGACACGCTCAACCCGGACCGCACCAAGCGGTACATGCACAACTACAACTTCCCGCCGTACTCCACCGGTGAGACCGGCCGGGTGGGCTCGCCGAAGCGCCGCGAGATCGGCCACGGCGCGCTCGCCGAGCGGGCGCTGCTGCCGGTGCTGCCCAGCCGCGAGGAGTTCCCCTACGCGATCCGCCAGGTCTCCGAGGCGCTGAGCTCCAACGGCTCGACGAGCATGGGCTCGGTCTGCGCCAGCACGCTGTCGCTGCTGAACGCCGGTGTGCCGCTGAAGGCCCCGGTCGCGGGCATCGCGATGGGCCTGATCCGGGAGGGCGACGCCTTCGTCACCCTGACCGACATCCTCGGGGCCGAGGACGCCTACGGCGACATGGACTTCAAGGTCGCCGGCACGCAGGAGTTCGTGACCGCCCTGCAGCTGGACACCAAGCTCGACGGCATCCCGGCGTCGGTGCTCGCCGGCGCGCTGCAGCAGGCGCGGGCGGCCCGGCTGACCATCCTCGAGGTGATGGCCGAGGCGATCGGCGGGCCGGACGAGATGTCCGCGCACGCGCCGCGGGTCATCTCCGTGAAGATCCCGGTCGACAAGATCGGTGAGGTCATCGGGCCCAAGGGCAAGATGATCAACCAGATCCAGGCGGACTCCGGCGCGGAGATCACTGTCGAGGACGACGGCACGATCTACATCGGTGCCGCCGACGGGCCGGCGGCCGAGACCGCCCGCTCCGCGATCAACGCGATCGCGAACCCGCAGATGCCCGAGGTCGGCGAGCGCTACCTCGGCACCATCGTGAAGATCACGAACTTCGGCGCCTTCGTCTCGCTGACGCCCGGCAAGGACGGCCTGCTGCACGTCAGCAAGCTCAAGCAGCTGGCCGGCGGCCGGCGGGTCGAGAAGGTCGAGGACGTGCTGTCGGTGGGCCAGAAGCTCCAGGTGGAGATCACCGAGATCGACGCCCGCGGCAAGATCAGCCTCGCGCCGGGCGCGGAGTCCATCGACGCCGTCGGTGCCGGATCCTGA
- a CDS encoding M16 family metallopeptidase, which produces MTETDLSTSDGRTSDGRTSHEGTPGQAGPEHTSGPRPARVAELLAAGPGSETLLAGTVRRTVLPGGLRVITEKVPGVRSVAIGIWVGVGSRDETPLTGGCSHYLEHLLFKGTPSRDALSISASVEAVGGDLNAFTAKEYTCYYARVLDVDMDLAIDVVCDMVANSLVTADDVEAERGVILEEIAMHEDDPGDVVHDVFADAVLGSSVLGRPVLGTVDTIEALGRKTIFDYYRERYAPPALVVSIAGNIEHDHALDRVVAAFADRLTGPATHQEVRRGEYPFPPPPGIVVANRPTEQAHVVLGTAGISRHDPRRYALGVLSTALGGGMSSRLFQEVREKRGLAYSVYSFDNQFADAGLFGVYAGCTPGRADEVLEICREQVHRIAEHGITAEELERARGQNRGGLVLNLEDTGSRMSRLGKSELVHGELLSVDEVLARVEAVTLDDVRAVAGELVDQPWALGVIGPFEDHDFSAAVAR; this is translated from the coding sequence GTGACGGAGACGGATCTGTCCACGTCGGACGGTCGTACGTCGGACGGTCGTACCTCGCACGAGGGCACCCCGGGCCAGGCCGGGCCGGAGCACACCTCCGGCCCGCGCCCGGCCCGGGTGGCCGAGCTTCTCGCGGCGGGTCCCGGTTCCGAGACCCTGCTCGCCGGGACCGTGCGCCGCACGGTCCTGCCGGGCGGCCTGCGGGTCATCACGGAGAAGGTTCCCGGGGTCCGGTCGGTGGCGATCGGGATCTGGGTGGGCGTCGGCTCGCGGGACGAGACGCCGCTCACCGGTGGCTGCTCGCACTACCTGGAGCATCTGCTGTTCAAGGGCACCCCGAGCCGGGACGCCCTGTCGATCAGCGCCTCCGTCGAGGCCGTCGGCGGTGATCTCAACGCCTTCACCGCCAAGGAGTACACCTGCTACTACGCGCGGGTGCTCGACGTGGACATGGATCTGGCGATCGACGTCGTCTGTGACATGGTCGCCAACTCGCTGGTGACCGCCGACGACGTCGAGGCCGAGCGGGGCGTGATCCTCGAGGAGATCGCCATGCACGAGGACGACCCGGGCGACGTCGTGCACGACGTCTTCGCCGACGCCGTCCTCGGCTCCTCCGTCCTCGGCCGCCCGGTGCTCGGCACGGTTGACACCATCGAGGCGCTCGGCCGGAAGACGATCTTCGACTACTACCGCGAGCGGTACGCGCCGCCCGCGCTGGTCGTCTCGATCGCCGGCAACATCGAGCACGACCACGCCCTCGACCGGGTGGTCGCGGCGTTCGCCGACCGGCTCACCGGGCCCGCGACGCACCAGGAGGTGCGTCGCGGCGAGTACCCGTTCCCGCCGCCGCCGGGCATCGTCGTGGCCAACCGGCCGACCGAGCAGGCCCACGTGGTGCTCGGCACGGCCGGCATCTCCCGGCACGACCCGCGCCGGTACGCCCTCGGCGTGCTGTCGACGGCCCTCGGCGGCGGGATGAGCTCGCGGCTGTTCCAGGAGGTGCGGGAGAAGCGCGGGCTGGCCTACTCCGTGTACTCCTTCGACAACCAGTTCGCCGACGCCGGGCTGTTCGGCGTCTACGCGGGCTGCACCCCGGGGCGCGCCGACGAGGTGCTGGAGATCTGCCGCGAGCAGGTGCACCGGATCGCCGAGCACGGGATCACCGCCGAGGAGCTGGAGCGGGCCCGCGGCCAGAACCGCGGCGGCCTGGTGCTCAACCTGGAGGACACCGGGTCGCGGATGAGCCGGCTCGGCAAGAGCGAGCTCGTCCACGGCGAGCTGCTCTCGGTCGACGAGGTGCTCGCCCGGGTCGAGGCCGTCACCCTCGACGACGTGCGGGCCGTCGCCGGCGAGCTAGTCGACCAGCCGTGGGCGCTCGGCGTCATCGGCCCGTTCGAGGACCACGACTTCAGCGCGGCCGTCGCGCGGTGA
- the dapB gene encoding 4-hydroxy-tetrahydrodipicolinate reductase gives MIGVGVLGARGRMGATVCDAVRAAPDLELVAELDAGDDRSPAAKADVVVDFTHPDAVMDNLRWAVENRVHAVVGTTGFDDARLATLRGWLAAEPSVGVLVAPNFGIAAVLMMMFAARAAPYFESVEIVELHHPNKADAPSGTARRTAELIAAARAAAGVPAAGPDATTSALDGARGARVSGVPVHAVRLGGLVAHQEVLLGGAGETLTIRHDSLDRASFMPGVLLAVREVAARPGLTVGLEPLLDLG, from the coding sequence ATGATCGGCGTCGGGGTACTCGGAGCCCGTGGCCGGATGGGCGCGACCGTCTGCGACGCCGTCCGCGCGGCGCCGGACCTGGAGCTGGTGGCCGAACTCGACGCCGGCGACGACCGCTCACCGGCGGCGAAGGCCGACGTCGTGGTGGACTTCACCCATCCCGACGCGGTCATGGACAACCTGCGGTGGGCGGTGGAGAACCGCGTCCACGCGGTGGTCGGGACGACCGGTTTCGACGACGCCCGCCTCGCCACGCTGCGCGGCTGGCTCGCTGCCGAGCCGTCGGTGGGCGTGCTGGTGGCGCCCAACTTCGGGATCGCCGCCGTCCTGATGATGATGTTCGCCGCCCGCGCGGCGCCGTACTTCGAGTCGGTGGAGATCGTCGAGCTGCACCACCCGAACAAGGCCGACGCGCCCAGCGGCACGGCGCGGCGCACCGCCGAGCTGATCGCCGCCGCCCGGGCCGCGGCCGGGGTACCCGCCGCCGGTCCCGACGCGACGACCTCCGCGCTGGACGGGGCGCGCGGGGCACGGGTGTCGGGTGTGCCGGTGCACGCCGTCCGCCTCGGTGGGCTCGTCGCCCACCAGGAGGTTCTGCTCGGGGGCGCGGGCGAGACGCTGACGATCCGGCACGACTCGCTGGACCGGGCCTCCTTCATGCCGGGGGTCCTGCTGGCGGTGCGCGAGGTGGCCGCCCGCCCGGGGCTGACGGTCGGCCTGGAGCCGTTGCTCGACCTCGGCTGA
- a CDS encoding Hsp70 family protein, translated as MVRQAGGRAGPNTGTVFGIDLGTTFSCLARVSGAGDPEIIPLMDGARTLPSVVLFVGQDDYITGETARRLARARPDDVCALVKRRMGDGDWRFVTHGAAWSAPAVSGLILKALVSDAGLTTGEPVRDVVITVPAYFGDEERRATVLAGEYAGLNVVDVINEPTAAALSYGFARFEVGSRRTLAGPGTIAEEVALVYDLGGGTFDVTIVELADRRVSVVATDGDHQLGGADWDEKIVLFLSDRFLAAHPEADDPLDDGEAAQELQLAAERARIELTDATSTVVTVSHGGRSLDITLTRDELERLTAGLLDRTVTLTRAAIDAARERGVRGIDRVLLVGGASRMPAVARRLAAELSVPVELTDPDLAVARGAAIYGEKKALERMVAVDLVTRGQLVDGAAVDTAAAADLDAACARLADALGLSAERVRRTVEVQVVNVVSRGFGVLALNRFGDQGAVFLVHRNDRLPVAVRRPFGTVRDDQDTVTVYVVEQAGGVESPRVEDNKVIAEAEITGIPPGYPAGTQIEIMFRMGFDGILEVTARHEGLADRPLTVRVETSAALSQADVAREREQVARARRERGEGPFGSGPSGAGPSGAGPSGGGGAGDPLRKNRPGDDRGGLGGSPGAPGWT; from the coding sequence GTGGTGCGACAAGCGGGCGGGCGGGCGGGGCCGAACACCGGCACGGTTTTCGGCATCGATCTCGGGACGACTTTCAGTTGCCTGGCGCGGGTCTCCGGCGCCGGAGACCCCGAGATCATCCCGTTGATGGACGGGGCGCGGACCCTGCCGAGCGTCGTCCTGTTCGTCGGCCAGGACGACTACATCACCGGTGAGACCGCGCGCCGCCTGGCGCGGGCCCGTCCCGACGACGTGTGCGCCCTGGTCAAGCGGCGGATGGGCGACGGCGACTGGCGGTTCGTGACCCATGGGGCGGCCTGGTCCGCCCCGGCGGTGAGCGGGCTGATCCTCAAGGCGCTCGTGTCGGACGCCGGCCTGACCACCGGCGAGCCCGTCCGGGACGTGGTGATCACCGTCCCGGCCTACTTCGGCGACGAGGAGCGGCGGGCCACTGTGCTCGCCGGCGAGTACGCCGGCCTGAACGTCGTGGACGTCATCAACGAGCCCACCGCCGCCGCGCTGTCCTACGGCTTCGCCCGCTTCGAGGTCGGCAGCCGGCGGACCCTCGCCGGCCCGGGCACGATCGCCGAGGAGGTCGCGCTCGTCTACGACCTCGGCGGCGGGACGTTCGACGTCACCATCGTCGAGCTGGCCGACCGCCGGGTGTCCGTCGTCGCCACCGACGGTGATCACCAGCTCGGCGGGGCCGACTGGGACGAGAAGATCGTGCTGTTCCTCTCCGACCGTTTCCTCGCCGCCCATCCCGAGGCCGACGACCCGCTCGACGACGGCGAGGCGGCCCAGGAGCTGCAGCTCGCCGCCGAGCGGGCCCGCATCGAGCTGACCGACGCGACGTCCACCGTGGTTACGGTCAGTCACGGCGGCAGGTCGCTGGACATCACGCTCACCCGGGACGAGCTGGAGCGGCTCACCGCCGGCCTGCTCGACCGCACCGTCACGCTGACCCGGGCCGCGATCGACGCGGCCCGGGAGCGCGGGGTGCGCGGGATCGACCGGGTGCTGCTCGTCGGCGGGGCCTCGCGGATGCCGGCGGTGGCCCGGCGGCTGGCCGCGGAGCTGTCCGTCCCGGTGGAGCTGACCGACCCGGATCTCGCCGTCGCCCGCGGCGCCGCGATCTACGGCGAGAAGAAGGCGCTGGAGCGGATGGTCGCCGTCGACCTGGTCACCCGTGGCCAGCTGGTGGACGGCGCCGCCGTCGACACCGCGGCCGCCGCGGACCTCGACGCCGCGTGCGCCCGGCTGGCCGACGCCCTCGGGCTGTCCGCCGAGCGGGTCCGGCGCACGGTCGAGGTCCAGGTCGTCAACGTGGTCTCCCGTGGCTTCGGGGTGCTCGCGCTGAACCGGTTCGGTGACCAGGGCGCGGTCTTCCTGGTACACCGCAACGACCGGCTGCCGGTCGCGGTCCGCCGCCCCTTCGGAACGGTACGTGACGATCAGGACACGGTGACCGTCTACGTGGTGGAGCAGGCCGGCGGGGTCGAGTCACCGCGGGTCGAGGACAACAAGGTGATCGCCGAGGCGGAGATCACCGGAATCCCACCGGGCTATCCCGCCGGAACCCAGATTGAGATCATGTTTCGGATGGGCTTCGACGGCATCCTCGAGGTGACGGCACGCCACGAGGGGCTCGCCGACCGGCCGCTGACCGTCCGGGTGGAGACCTCGGCGGCGCTGAGCCAGGCCGACGTCGCCCGCGAGCGGGAGCAGGTCGCCCGGGCGCGGCGCGAACGCGGCGAGGGGCCTTTCGGCTCCGGGCCGTCGGGCGCTGGGCCGTCGGGCGCTGGGCCGTCCGGTGGCGGCGGCGCGGGAGACCCGCTGCGCAAGAACCGGCCCGGGGACGACCGCGGCGGGCTGGGCGGCTCGCCCGGCGCGCCCGGCTGGACGTAG
- the hisS gene encoding histidine--tRNA ligase produces the protein MADAPIVRPTPVSGFPEWLPDVRMVELRWLDTIRATFERYGFCSVETPSVEALEALMAKGETSQEVYTLRRLQAEDDDDSARLGLHFDLTVPFARYVAAHFNDLVFPFKRYQIQRVWRGERPQEGRFREFTQCDIDVINVDNVPLHFDAELPRIVHEVLTTLAVPSWTLNINNRKILQGFYEGLGIGDPLAVIRAADKIDKIGPGGVEALLTGPVGLTAEQARACLDLAQVRGSDAGVVDEIGRLGVKSELLTEGLDELARVLDDLADLPAGSVVADLSIARGLDYYTGTVYEAKFVDAPGYGSICSGGRYDDLAGTFIRRNLPGVGISIGLTRIFAKLVADGLIGAGPSSPAQVLMVIPSDERRPEALATARLLRGRGLNVETYHQADKLAKQIRYASRKGIGHVWFPPFADDRPHEVKNMATGDQGPADPAVWAPAG, from the coding sequence ATGGCCGACGCACCGATAGTCCGCCCCACCCCGGTCAGCGGGTTCCCCGAGTGGCTTCCCGACGTCCGGATGGTCGAGCTCCGCTGGCTCGACACCATCCGCGCCACCTTCGAGCGGTACGGGTTCTGCTCGGTGGAGACCCCGTCGGTGGAGGCCCTCGAGGCCCTGATGGCCAAGGGGGAGACCTCGCAGGAGGTCTACACCCTGCGTCGCCTGCAGGCGGAGGACGACGACGACAGCGCGCGCCTCGGCCTGCACTTCGACCTGACCGTGCCGTTCGCCCGCTACGTCGCCGCCCACTTCAACGACCTGGTCTTCCCGTTCAAGCGCTACCAGATCCAGCGGGTGTGGCGGGGCGAGCGGCCGCAGGAGGGCCGGTTCCGGGAGTTCACCCAGTGTGACATCGACGTCATCAACGTCGACAACGTCCCGCTGCACTTCGACGCCGAACTGCCCCGGATCGTGCACGAGGTCCTGACGACGCTCGCCGTCCCGTCCTGGACGTTGAACATCAACAACCGCAAGATCCTGCAGGGGTTCTACGAGGGGCTCGGGATCGGTGACCCGCTCGCCGTCATCCGGGCCGCGGACAAGATCGACAAGATTGGTCCGGGTGGGGTCGAGGCGCTGCTGACGGGGCCGGTCGGGCTCACCGCCGAGCAGGCGCGTGCCTGCCTCGACCTGGCCCAGGTCAGGGGCTCCGACGCCGGTGTCGTCGACGAGATCGGCCGGCTCGGGGTCAAGTCCGAGCTGCTGACGGAGGGTCTCGACGAGCTGGCCCGGGTGCTGGACGACCTGGCCGACCTGCCGGCCGGCTCCGTCGTGGCCGACCTGTCGATCGCCCGCGGCCTGGACTACTACACGGGCACCGTCTACGAGGCCAAGTTCGTCGACGCACCCGGATACGGCAGCATCTGCTCCGGCGGCCGGTACGACGACCTCGCGGGCACCTTCATCCGGCGCAACCTCCCCGGGGTCGGGATCTCGATCGGTCTCACCCGCATCTTCGCCAAGCTCGTCGCGGACGGCCTCATCGGCGCGGGCCCGTCCAGCCCGGCCCAGGTGCTCATGGTGATCCCCAGCGACGAGCGCCGGCCCGAGGCGCTCGCGACCGCCCGGCTGCTGCGCGGCCGGGGCCTCAACGTGGAGACGTACCACCAGGCGGACAAACTGGCGAAGCAGATCAGGTACGCCTCACGCAAGGGCATCGGGCACGTCTGGTTCCCGCCGTTCGCCGACGACCGCCCGCACGAGGTGAAGAACATGGCCACCGGCGACCAGGGCCCGGCCGACCCGGCGGTGTGGGCACCCGCGGGCTGA
- the thyX gene encoding FAD-dependent thymidylate synthase has product MKVQVIARTEFLPPDDVPWSTDAEGGQALAEFAGRACYQSWSKPNPATATNAGYLRHILDVGHLSVLEHGTVSLYITGVSRSLTHELVRHRHFSYSQLSQRYVPEHDAAVVEPEVIATDPELHALFTEAAAASMDAYARLLEGLEKRFADVSAPTSRRKQARQAARSVLMNATETRIVVTGNYRAWRHFIAMRASEHADVEIRGLAIAALRALRGVAPNVFADFRVTTLDDGTEVASSPLVGEG; this is encoded by the coding sequence ATGAAGGTCCAGGTCATAGCCCGAACGGAGTTCCTCCCGCCGGACGACGTCCCGTGGAGCACCGACGCCGAGGGCGGCCAGGCGCTCGCGGAGTTCGCCGGGCGCGCCTGCTACCAGAGCTGGAGCAAGCCGAACCCGGCGACGGCGACGAACGCCGGCTACCTGCGGCACATCCTCGACGTCGGCCACCTGTCGGTGCTCGAGCACGGAACGGTCTCGCTGTACATCACCGGTGTCTCCCGGAGCCTGACCCACGAACTCGTCCGGCACCGGCACTTCTCCTACAGCCAGCTCTCCCAGCGTTATGTCCCCGAGCACGACGCGGCGGTCGTCGAACCCGAGGTGATCGCCACCGATCCGGAGCTGCACGCCCTGTTCACCGAGGCGGCCGCCGCGTCCATGGACGCGTACGCGCGGCTGCTGGAGGGCCTGGAGAAGCGGTTCGCCGACGTGTCCGCGCCGACCTCACGCCGCAAGCAGGCCCGTCAGGCCGCCCGCTCGGTGCTGATGAACGCGACCGAGACCAGGATCGTCGTCACCGGCAACTACCGTGCCTGGCGGCACTTCATCGCGATGCGGGCCAGCGAGCACGCCGACGTCGAGATCCGCGGGCTGGCGATCGCCGCGCTGCGCGCCCTGCGGGGCGTGGCGCCGAACGTCTTCGCGGACTTCCGGGTGACCACCCTCGACGACGGCACGGAGGTGGCTTCCAGCCCGCTGGTCGGCGAGGGCTGA
- a CDS encoding phosphoketolase family protein, protein MINVAEIDAESGVRSTGPLSTEELRLIDAYWRAANYLAVGQIYLLDNPLLSEPLRAEHVKPRLLGHWGTTPGLNLIYAHMNRVIRRNDLDAIYVIGPGHGGPGIVANTYLEGTYSEIYPSVTQDREGLRRLFRQFSFPGGIPSHVAPEVPGSIHEGGELGYALTHAYGAAFDNPGLVVAAVVGDGEAETGPLAASWHSNKFLDPVRDGAVLPILHLNGYKIAQPTILARIPESELDALMRGYGYEPLHVTGDDPADVHQQFARVLDTAVSRIFDIQDRARRGGDSSRPVWPMIVLRTPKGWTGPSTVDGRPVEGNWRSHQVPIAELHGNPEHLALLESWLRSYRPWELFDADGRLVPELASLAPVGTRRMSANPHANGGELLRDLTLPDFRDYAVDVPQPGVSFNEATRVLGGFLRDVMRSNPNTFRVMGPDETASNRLGALFETTSRAWNAETVPTDEDLAPDGRVMEVLSEHLCQGWLEGYLLTGRHGFFSCYEAFIHIVDSMVNQHAKWLKATRHIPWRRPIASLNYLLTSHVWRQDHNGFSHQDPGFIDHVVNKKAEIIRVYLPPDANTLLSVADHCLRSRHYINVIVAGKQPALNYLPMSDAIAHCTRGLGIWDWASNDHTEDGDGTPDVVMACAGDIPTLETLAAVDILRQNFPELKVRVVNVVDLMCLQAEAEHPHGMSDARFDALFTEDRPIIFAYHGYPWLIHRLTYRRRNHGNLHVRGYIEEGTTTTPFDMVMMNNLDRFHLVVDVIDRVASLGARAAHVRQRMIDARLAARAYTRDHGEDDPCIRDWTWPY, encoded by the coding sequence ATGATCAACGTCGCCGAGATCGACGCGGAGTCCGGTGTGCGGAGCACGGGTCCGCTGTCCACCGAGGAACTGCGACTGATCGACGCCTACTGGCGTGCCGCCAACTACCTCGCGGTGGGGCAGATCTACCTGCTCGACAACCCGTTGCTCAGCGAGCCGCTGCGGGCCGAGCACGTCAAGCCGCGGCTGCTCGGGCACTGGGGCACCACGCCCGGGCTCAATCTCATCTACGCCCACATGAACCGGGTCATCCGTCGCAACGACCTCGACGCGATCTACGTGATCGGCCCCGGCCACGGCGGGCCGGGCATCGTGGCCAACACCTATCTCGAGGGCACGTACAGCGAGATCTACCCCTCCGTCACCCAGGACAGAGAGGGCCTGCGCCGGCTGTTCCGGCAGTTCTCGTTCCCCGGGGGGATTCCCAGCCACGTGGCACCGGAGGTGCCCGGCTCCATCCACGAGGGCGGTGAGCTGGGGTACGCGCTCACCCATGCCTACGGCGCCGCCTTCGACAACCCCGGCCTGGTGGTCGCCGCCGTCGTCGGTGACGGCGAGGCGGAGACCGGCCCGCTGGCGGCGAGCTGGCACTCCAACAAGTTCCTCGACCCGGTGCGCGACGGCGCGGTGCTGCCGATCCTGCACCTCAACGGGTACAAGATCGCGCAGCCGACGATCCTCGCCCGCATCCCCGAGTCGGAGCTCGACGCGCTGATGCGCGGCTACGGCTACGAGCCGCTGCACGTCACCGGCGACGACCCGGCCGACGTCCACCAGCAGTTCGCCCGGGTGCTCGACACCGCCGTCTCGCGGATCTTCGACATCCAGGACCGCGCCCGCCGCGGCGGCGACTCGTCCCGGCCGGTGTGGCCGATGATCGTCCTGCGCACGCCGAAGGGGTGGACGGGCCCGTCGACGGTCGACGGCCGGCCGGTCGAGGGGAACTGGCGCTCGCACCAGGTGCCGATCGCCGAGCTGCACGGCAACCCCGAGCATCTGGCCCTGCTGGAGTCGTGGCTGCGCAGCTACCGGCCCTGGGAGCTGTTCGACGCCGACGGGCGGCTGGTCCCGGAGCTGGCGTCGCTGGCTCCCGTGGGCACCCGCCGGATGAGCGCGAACCCGCACGCCAACGGCGGTGAGCTGCTGCGTGACCTGACGTTGCCGGACTTCCGCGACTACGCCGTCGACGTCCCGCAGCCGGGAGTGAGCTTCAACGAGGCGACGCGGGTGCTGGGCGGCTTCCTGCGCGACGTCATGCGGTCGAACCCGAACACCTTCCGGGTGATGGGTCCGGACGAGACCGCGTCGAACCGTCTCGGGGCGCTGTTCGAGACCACGTCCCGGGCCTGGAACGCCGAGACGGTGCCGACCGACGAGGACCTGGCCCCGGACGGCCGGGTGATGGAGGTGCTCTCCGAGCACCTGTGTCAGGGCTGGTTGGAGGGCTACCTGCTCACCGGTCGGCACGGCTTCTTCTCGTGCTACGAGGCGTTCATCCACATCGTCGACTCGATGGTGAACCAGCACGCGAAATGGCTGAAGGCGACCCGGCACATTCCCTGGCGCCGGCCGATCGCCTCGCTGAACTACCTGCTCACCAGCCATGTCTGGCGCCAGGACCACAACGGCTTCTCGCACCAGGACCCGGGCTTCATCGACCACGTGGTCAACAAGAAGGCCGAGATCATCCGGGTCTACCTGCCGCCGGACGCGAACACGCTGCTCTCGGTGGCCGACCACTGCCTGCGCAGCCGGCACTACATCAACGTCATCGTCGCCGGCAAGCAGCCGGCGCTGAACTATCTGCCGATGTCGGACGCGATCGCGCACTGCACCCGCGGCCTGGGCATCTGGGACTGGGCGAGCAACGACCACACCGAGGACGGCGACGGCACCCCCGACGTCGTCATGGCCTGCGCCGGGGACATCCCGACCCTGGAGACGCTGGCCGCGGTCGACATCCTGCGCCAGAACTTCCCCGAGCTGAAGGTGCGGGTCGTCAACGTGGTCGACCTGATGTGCCTGCAGGCGGAGGCCGAGCACCCGCACGGCATGTCCGACGCGCGCTTCGACGCGCTGTTCACCGAGGACCGCCCGATCATCTTCGCCTACCACGGCTATCCGTGGCTGATCCACCGCCTCACCTACCGCCGGCGCAACCACGGCAACCTGCACGTCCGCGGCTACATCGAGGAGGGCACGACGACCACGCCCTTCGACATGGTCATGATGAACAACCTCGACCGCTTCCACCTGGTCGTGGACGTGATCGACCGGGTGGCCAGCCTCGGCGCCCGCGCGGCGCACGTCCGGCAGCGGATGATCGACGCCCGGCTCGCGGCCCGCGCCTACACCCGCGACCACGGCGAGGACGACCCGTGCATCCGTGACTGGACGTGGCCCTACTGA